In Halobacillus amylolyticus, the following proteins share a genomic window:
- the mobP2 gene encoding MobP2 family relaxase: MSETVTPGVVLKTKFVTANKKGFQDYVQYVDREEAKGKGDAHRSMFSLYNHYMDDPDKTSALFTQQSDRLSVEGKQGIKSLFEQAQKKNSIMWQDIITFDNDWLQKQGVYDSKTHTLDEEALKQVTRKSMQAMMKKEGLQKSAVWSAAIHYNTDNIHIHVATVEPNPTRDRGKRKPKTLDAMKSEVVNGLLDRTQERNQINTLIRDHMVNEKKENSSMKWSNREIKPLFLDVYNHLPKDKRQWHYGYQTLNPIRPKIDELTTRYLDKYHAKDMNQLHDKLNQEVNELKQAYGDGPKDKKRYQHYKQNKLDDLYKQMGNAFLQEMKQYDRQQYPRRTTQENSSYKAKHSGIQLQRSLRSIQRSLGQTYDQFINDLDHQKLEREIERER; encoded by the coding sequence ATGAGTGAAACCGTAACGCCTGGAGTGGTTTTAAAAACAAAATTCGTAACCGCGAATAAAAAAGGATTCCAAGATTATGTACAATATGTGGATCGAGAAGAGGCTAAAGGAAAAGGGGATGCTCATCGGTCCATGTTTAGTTTATATAATCACTATATGGACGATCCGGATAAAACATCTGCCTTGTTTACCCAGCAATCGGATCGTTTATCGGTGGAAGGAAAACAGGGCATTAAATCTTTGTTTGAACAAGCTCAAAAGAAGAACAGTATCATGTGGCAGGACATCATTACCTTTGATAATGATTGGCTTCAAAAACAAGGTGTTTATGATTCAAAGACACACACCTTAGATGAAGAAGCTTTAAAGCAAGTAACACGGAAATCTATGCAGGCCATGATGAAAAAAGAGGGATTGCAAAAGAGTGCTGTATGGTCGGCGGCTATTCACTATAACACCGATAACATTCATATTCATGTGGCTACAGTCGAACCAAACCCGACTCGTGACCGTGGAAAGCGAAAACCGAAAACATTAGACGCGATGAAAAGTGAAGTCGTGAATGGATTGTTAGATCGAACGCAAGAACGAAATCAAATTAACACGTTGATTCGTGACCATATGGTGAATGAAAAGAAAGAAAATAGCAGCATGAAATGGAGCAATAGAGAAATAAAACCTCTGTTTCTCGATGTGTATAATCACTTGCCTAAGGATAAGCGACAGTGGCACTATGGCTATCAAACGCTGAATCCTATTCGACCGAAAATTGATGAACTAACGACAAGGTATTTAGATAAGTATCACGCCAAAGATATGAACCAGCTGCATGATAAATTGAATCAAGAAGTCAACGAATTAAAACAAGCCTATGGTGATGGACCTAAGGATAAGAAGCGATATCAGCATTACAAACAAAACAAGTTGGATGACCTCTATAAACAAATGGGCAATGCGTTCTTACAAGAAATGAAACAATATGATCGCCAGCAATATCCTAGACGAACAACACAAGAAAATTCCTCCTATAAGGCCAAGCATTCAGGAATTCAATTGCAACGTTCCCTAAGAAGCATTCAACGCTCGTTGGGACAAACGTACGACCAGTTTATCAATGACTTGGATCATCAAAAGTTAGAACGAGAAATTGAAAGAGAAAGGTAG